A single window of Salminus brasiliensis chromosome 18, fSalBra1.hap2, whole genome shotgun sequence DNA harbors:
- the mrps17 gene encoding small ribosomal subunit protein uS17m, producing MSLKQVSVHAKWVIGQVIGTKMRKTAKVRVTRLVLDPYLLKYYNKRKTYFAHDALEQCTVGDIVLLKALPERRSKHVKHELAEVVFKVGAVVDPLTGKKVAGGCFLEPLTESTENSEASLTEKLEQLNISASPSDSASASAS from the exons ATGTCTTTGAAACAAGTGTCAGTTCATGCGAAATGGGTTATTGGCCAAGTGATTGGGACCAAGATGAGGAAGACAGCAAAGGTTCGGGTTACCAGACTTGTCCTGGATCCATATTTGCTTAAG tactACAACAAAAGGAAGACCTACTTTGCCCATGATGCCTTGGAGCAGTGCACCGTTGGGGACATTGTATTATTGAAGGCTTTACCAGAGCGGAGATCTAAACATGTTAAGCACGAACTGGCCGAGGTAGTATTTAAAGTCGGGGCAGTGGTCGACCCCCTGACTGGCAAGAAGGTTGCCGGAGGGTGCTTTCTGGAGCCCCTCACAGAATCCACAGAAAACTCAGAGGCTTCTTTAACAGAAAAGTTAGAACAGCTGAACATTTCTGCATCTCCTTCAGATTCTGCCTCAGCTTCTGCCAGCTAG